The sequence below is a genomic window from Armatimonadota bacterium.
GTACCTTCCCTTCGCCGAACATTTCCGGCCGTTGCTTGCGCAAAAACTCCTTGTAGCCGCCCGCCTCACTCACGAAGCAGATTTCCTGCGAATCCGGCTTATCGTAAAGATGCAGGCCCAAATCCTTCGCCAGGCCACGCACCATCGCCTTCGAGGGCATCTCCCCCATCGGGAACATCACATCCTTCAGTTGGTCGTGGCCCAACATGTAAAGCACGTAGCTCTGGTCCTTGTCCTGCGCCCGAGATTTCAAAAGCTGATACCGGCCGTTTCGGTTCCGAATCCGTGCGTAATGGCCAGTCACGAGCTTGTCGCAACCCAGCTCCACCATCTTCTGCATCAGGATTTCAAACTTCACGTGTCGGTTGCACTGCACACAGGGGTTCGGCGTCCGACCTCGCGAATACTCCTCCACGAAGTTTTCGATAACGTTCTTCCGAAACTCTTCCCGAAAGTTCATCACGTAGTGCGGGATGTCCAGTACTCGGGCCACTCGCCGCGCATCCTCGACCGCTCCCAATGAACAGCATCCGGCGTGGCGCGGGTCGGTCTGGCTTTCTTGCCAAATCTGCATCGTCAGACCAATGACGTCGTAGCCGCGCTTCTTCATCAGAGCCGCGGCTACGCTACTGTCGACTCCGCCCGACATGGCAACCAGGACGGTAGGCTTCTTGCTCACTTCTTCGCGTTCATGATGTCCTGAATCGGTCGCGATTCAAGCTCATTCGTCAGTCCGGTGTAAGACAGCCTCTCGATCGGCTTGCCCGGAACGGAAAGCAGGAAGGTCGGCGTCCCTTTGATGCCGAAAGTTCCCAGCGCTTCGCCCAGGTCGCGCATCACGCGAGTCTGAGCCGGTGAGTTTGAATTCTGGATCGCCTTCGTGATCTCTTCGCCCGAAACGCCAACCGTCTGCGCAATCTGCTCGACGCCTTCGCGAGTCGTCGGTGCCTCTTCAGGAGCCGTAAATGCAGTCGCATAGTCCCAGAACTTGCCCTTCTCGGCCGCAAGCTCCGAGGCAACCGCCGTCACAATCGCCATCTGGTGCCCCGGAAGGGTGTCCAGCGGGAAGTGTCGATAGATGATTCGAATCTTGCCCGAATACTTCGCCGCAAGGTCATGAACCTTCGGGAACACCTGTCGGCAAGTCGGACAGCAAAGGTCGGCATATTCGACGACCGTCACCGGCGCGTCGTCCGGACCGATCTGATTTCGCTCGGAGCGAGGTTCCGGTACCAACTTGGCAATCGCGTCGGCCGAGCTAATGATCTCGATCTTTCCGGCTTCCTTCTGTCGGCCATAAACCGTTCCGGCGATCGCGAACGCCGCCAAGGCAACACCCGCAAGTCCCTGGAAAAGCGACTTCGGCGACCGCGTCTTTTCGACTTCGACCGACCCGACCTTACCAAACAAAATGGTGTAGAAAATGAACGTGATCACCATCGTGATTGCCGACGACATACACCAAACGCACAGGGCCCGAATCTGAGTCAGGCTCACGTACTGAAGGTAGATGCTCGTAATCACGCCGACCGCCGCGCCCATATAGCCAAGCCCGACTAAGATGCGGGACAACAGATCGCCCGTTGCCAGTCGAACTAGGGCAAGCGCCGTCAGCAGGAAATACCCGCCGAAGCCAACATACGCTACCGGCAGAGTTCCAAAAATATACGACGATGGGTGTCGCGCCACCACGGCGCAACCGCCGCCCGACGTACACGGAATTTGGATTTCAAATAAGTGCTCTGCCGATAGGACGCCGGAGACGTACAGTCCCACAACTCCCAGAATAAGCAGGATTCGATTGAGAGTTAGCGGACTCACTCCCTGATTATACGGTTTCGAAACGTCAACCATACCAAATTGAACCTAGCAGGTATCCTAGAAGTTCCTCGATGACCGCAATCGTAGCCCCCCGCGACCTAGTGACCACCGTGCGCCCAAAGACGCAGAAAGGGACCTATTTCGTCCAAACCTGGGGCTGCCAAATGAACGAGGAAGACAGTGAGCAGATGGGGCTATACCTGGAGCAGATCGGCCTCGTCCGAACTGATTCCATCATCGAAGCCCAAGTCGTACTTTTGAATACCTGCTCGGTTCGAAAGAAGCCGGAAGACAAAGCTTTTTCGATGCTCGGTGAACTCGCCTTTGTGAAGCAGGCGCGCCCCGATGTCGTCATCGGCGTCTGCGGATGCATGGCCCAGCTTCGGGCAAAAGAAATTCGCCAGCGCGCACCCCATGTCGACTTCGTCATCGGCACCGGAAATCTGTCCGAAATACCGGCTCTTGTTCAAGAAGCCTTCATCGAGCGACGCTTCAAAACCCGTCTCGAGCTTCCAGAACGCAAAGGCGCCGTCGTCGAAGACCTCCCTCAACGCCACGTCGGACGCGAGGCCAAGCTGAAATCTTTCATTCCGATCCAGTACGGTTGCGACAAGTTCTGCACCTTCTGCATCGTCCCCACCACCCGTGGCCGTGAGCGCTCTCGCTCCACCGCCGACATCCTCGACGAAGTCAAGCGCCTCGCCGACACCGGCACCCGCGAAGTCACCCTCCTGGGTCAGACCGTCAACTCGTACGGCAAAAACATGCCCGAGGGCAAAGTTCCGTTCTCCGAGCTCCTGCGCCTCGTCGCCGAAGTCCCCGGAATCGAACGCATCCGCTTCACCTCGCCCTACCCGCGCGACTTCAGGAAGGACGTCATCGAAGCCATCCGCGACATTCCTCAGGTCATGGAGCACGTCCACATGCCCCTCCAAGCTGGCTCCGATAGCGAGTTGAAACGCATGAAGCGGCTCTACACGCTCGACAGCTTCAACGAAATCGTTTCCAAGATGCGCGAAGCCATCCCGTCGATCGCGATCACCACCGACCTCATCGTCGGCTTCCCCGATGAGACCGACGAGGAGTTCCAAGCGACTCTCCAAGCCGTGCGCGACATCCGATTTGACGGCGCATTCATGTTCGCCTACTCTCCTCGCCCCGGCACTCCCGCCGCCGACTGGGAAAACCAAATCCCCGCTCAGGTCAAAAAGGACCGGCTCAACGAACTCATTGCTTTGCAGAACTCAATCACGCAGGAAATCAATGCCCAGCAGGTCGGCCAAGAGTTCGAAGTTCTCATCGAGGGCCCGACCCCCAAGAACAAGTCGCTCATGCAGGGCTATAGCCGCTGCTTCCGAATGATGCACTTCGAAGCCCCCACCGAACGCATCGGCCGCCTCGCCCGAGTCAAGGCCACCAAAAGCCACCAATGGGGCCTTACGGGCGAGCTAGTCTAAGACTCTGCACTCTGCAAATTAGAGTCTAATCCGCCCCTTCGTAGTTCAGCAGATACACCATAAACGCGCTAAACAACCCCGTCACGAAAATCTCGATCAGAACGATCAAGCCTGCTTCACGAGCTTTTCCGGTCGCGTCCCCGACAAAGCCAAACGCCAGACACGCGCAAAACATACATCGGATACAACTGATCACATACAGCCACTTCGAAATCGACATCCAGAAGTCGTTTCGCTGAAGGATGAAGATACAAGCCAGAACCTGAACGAACGCAATGACGAGCGTAAACCCGCCGCCTGGCGTCGCCTGACTGCCCTCCACGAACACCATAATCCCCTGGAAGGCCGCGATCAACATACCGATCCAGCAGAGGATGTTCAGCACAACCTCTTGCCACTCCGGCTTGTAGTCCGCCCCCGGCATCGCCTTGGACCGAATCACCATCTTGCAGTGCGGACACGTATGCACGCCGGCCATGATCTGCTGTTTGCAGAACGGGCACGCCTCAAACACGGAGGATGCGGCCGGAGCCATAGCCGGACCCGCCGCCGCGCTAACCGGCGGAGCCTCGGCGGGCAACTCCTTCAGCCTCGCCCGCATCGTATCCGAATTCTTCAACTGAGGTGGCAACAGTTCGGCGAACTGCCGCGCAGAATCTCCCCATCCGTTCTCAACATAGATATTAAAGATCCGCATCGCAAGTTCCGCGTTGCCCATGTCGCGTTGCCAAGCTCCGTAAAGCCACTCGATTGCCTTCATGGGCGATTCCGGCTGGTCGCGGTCGGCCAAGGCCTTGCTCGTATTCAAATAGCCCATCTTCGCGCCCGGGTGGTTCGGGTCCAATCCCAGCGCCCGCTCGAAAGACGCACGCGCCCCTTCGGTCTGCCCATTCAAATTCATGGCGTTCCCGTAGGCGAAGGCAACCGTCGCATCGTTCGGCAAAAGCTGGGCCGCCGTCATCAGCAAATGCACGGCTTCTTGATACTTGCCCTGCCCCAAAAGCGCCATTCCATACACGCGCTGCGCTTGACCATCGGTTTCCCGAATTAAAATTGGCTGAACTAAGGCAATAATTTCGTCATATTTCCGCTCGCCAAGTAAGCGGTTTGCCTCATCTATCTGAGACTGAAGGGAATCATCCATTCCGGCAATTGTAGCCGAATTCTGTTACGAAACTTATAAAGATCAGTAAGTATTCATGCTGGGATCGACGGTCGTCGCCCAACCGTTCATGCCTGTCTCAAGGTTGCGCACCCGCGTGTAGCCCTGCCCCAGCAAAAACTGTGTCGTTCGCCCACTTCGTCCACCCGTACGGCAGACCACCACAACGTCGCGATCCTTCGGAATCTCATCAAAGCGATCCTCGATTTCGCCCAGGGGGATATGCACGATATGAGGCAGAGCGCTGATGACCAGTTCATCCGGCTCTCGAACGTCCAGCAAATACAGGTCCGCCCCACCGGCGATTTCCGCCTGTAGCTCGATGGGCGTCAGCCCTGGTATATCCGACATGTCCGCATTTTACAGCTATGACACCGTAATCAGGGCTACATCTGATCGCCGTTGTTTCAGTTTTGTCCGCACTTTCGCCCACTCGGAACCGGACAGAGTCGGGTCGTCCTCGATGATTCGCATCGCCGCTTGCCGCGCGACCTCCAGTAGCTTCGAGTCTTGAACCAAGTCCGCAACCTTGAAGTCGAGCGAACCGCTTTGCTCGGTACCGGCAATATTTCCCGGTCCGCGGATATCCAAGTCCTCTTCGGCGATCCGAAAGCCGTCCGTCGTCGAAACCATCACATCCATTCGCTTCATCACATCCTCCGACTTCGTATCTGAAATCAAAATGCAGTACGACTGCGTCTCACCGCGCCCGACTCGCCCCCGAAGCTGATGGAGCTGCGCTAAACCAAACCGATTTGCATCTTCAATCACCATCACCGAGGCGTTCGGCACGTCCACCCCAACCTCGATAACCGTCGTCGCCACCAAAATCTGAAGCTCTCCGGCCCGAAACTGCTCCATCACAACGTCCTTGTCCGCCGACTTCATCTGACCGTGCAAAAGCCCAACCTTAAAGTCGATGAACACACCCGTCGAAAGCTGGCGGTACAGTTCCTCCGCCGCCTGCGCCATCATCTTCTCGTTTTCACTGACCATCGGGCAAACAAAGTAAGCCTGCCGCCCCTGGTCCACCAACTCTCGCACCTTGCTGTAAACCGAATCTCGTTGGAACGGCGGACGGTGATGCGTCTTGATCGGCTTTCGGCCCGGCGGCAATTGGTCGATGATCGACACATCGAGATCGCCGAACACCGTCATCGTGAGCGTGCGCGGGATCGGGGTCGCCGTCATCACCAAAACGTCCGGGTTGCCGTAGCCTTTATCCCGGATCGCCTTGCGCTGCAGCACCCCAAACCGGTGTTGCTCGTCCACCACCACGAAACCCAAACTCTGAAAAGTCACACCCTCCTGAATCAAGGCGTGCGTTCCCACCGCGATCTGCGCACTCCCATTCTCAAGTCGCTGATAAGCGGCCTTCCGGTCACGACTGCCCAGCTTGCCCACCAAGAGTTCGACATGGATGCCGAGCGGCTCAAACAAACCCCGCAGGTTCTTAAAGTGCTGCTCGGCCAGAATCTCGGTCGGTGCCATCAGCGCGCATTGAAATCCGCTCCGTACCGCTGCCAGCAGACAGCACGCCGCCACTGCCGTCTTTCCCGCGCCAACGTCGCCCTGCACCAGCCGGTTCATGGGGCTGGGCAACGCCATATCCGCAAACACCTCTCGAATCACTCGGTCCTGCGCATCCGTCAGCGTAAACGGCAACATCCGTCCGATCTGCGTCCACAGCGGCTCGCCCTCTCGCTTCTTCGCTTCTTCCTCAAAAAACAGGTCCTGCGGCACCATCTGGTCCGCCGTCCGCTTCGCCCGCTTGTCTTCTTTCACCATCAGTGGAGCCGGACGCTCCACCGTTTTTCCGGCCTCCAACTCCCGAATCGGAAACGCGATGCCAAGCTCCTGCTGGGTTTCGGCCCTCCGCATCGCCAATTCCAACTGCATGTACAAAAACTCTTCGAAAACAATTCGGCGACGGGCCAACAGCCGCGTCTCTTCGCTCTCGGGATGATGAATCTGCTGCAGGCACCACTGTAGGTCGCGAAGTTTCTGCGACCGAAGCAGACTCTCGGGCAAAGGATCGTCGACGAACTGCAATGCCGTCGCTAGCGCCGACTCGGCCGCCCGCCGCGCCACCTTCTGCGGCAACCCTTCGGTCAGCGGATACACCGGCACAATCTGCGCAAAGGCGTCCGCTTCGTCCTCATCGTCGATCGCTTCCCACTCTGGCGATGAAATCTCATAGAGGTTCGTCCCCGACTTCACCAATCCGTAGGCGATGATCTGCCGCGCATCGTCGAGTTGCTTCTTCAGCCAGGGTTGGTTGAACCAAGTCAGCGTGATCGCCCCCGAAGAGTCCTCGACGATCGCCCGCAGCAACACCCGCCCCTTCCCGATTGGACGCGACTCAACCCGCCGCACTCGACCGATGATGGTCACCACTTGTCCTGGTCGCGCCCGGGCAATCGGTGGAATATCGCGCCGGTCCTGATACCGCCGCGGCAGGTGAAACAGCACGTCTTCCGCCGTCTCAATCCCAATCTTCTTGTAGATCTGGGCAAACCGAGGGCCCACGCCCTTCAGAAACTGAACTTCGGTTGCCAACCCCTGACTCATGCCTTTTTACTAGACGTATGACGATTGGTTATCGTCGCTCCCATGCCGCCGGCAACTTCAATGCCTCGTACGTTTCGATTGCAAAGCGATCCGTCATGCCTGCAATATAGTCCACCGCGCCACGCAATCCAACATACCCTTCTGGCAATTCGCCCTCTTGGACAAAGTGGTCGAAAAGCTCCTTCACCAGGTTCACGGCTTTCTCCACGTCCGGGAAAACCACGGGGTAACGGAGGTACACGTTCTCAAACATCCACTCCTTCAATCCGTTCATCTTCGCCACCAGTGGCCGCGAAACCCGAACGTAAGGCTGGTCGAGGCTCTGCGTGATCACGTCCTCCACCAAAATCCCGATCCGACTCGAATATGTCGTTCCCAGCGCATCGAACTCCGAAGGAACCGAGTCGATCATCCCCGACCGCAAGGCATCGTCGATGTCGTGATTCAAATACGCGATTCGGTCGCTGATCTTCACGACGCCTGCCTCCAGACTCGAAATAGGCTCATCGTCCGCCGAAAGGTCCTTCCGGCCCTTGCTGTGGCCACCGATCCCCATTCGAACCTCCTCCGTCAGGTTCAAATTCTCCAAAACGTCTACGATCCGCAACGACTGCTCATAGTGGCGAAAGTGTCTCGGCTCGTCCACTTTCGCAACTCCCAACGGGAGTTCGTCTTGGTGCAGATTGACTGTCTCCCCTTTCTGAGCCCAATACGCCTGGATAGCCTCGTCCAGTGCCCGCTCGCCAGCATGCCCAAATGGAGAATGCCCCACGTCGTGCCCCAAGGCGATCGCCTCGATCAGATCTTCGTTCAAGCGCAAAGCCCTTCCGATGGTCCGGGCGATCTGCGCCACCTCCAGCGTATGCGTCAATCGCGTGCGATAGTGGTCGCCTAAAGGATCGATGAAAACCTGCGTCTTGTGCTTCAACCGCCGAAACGACTTGGAATGCAAAATCCGGTCGCGATCCCGCTGAAAGCAGGTTCGAACCGCGTCAGGATAGATCGCCAATTGACGTCCCAAGCTCTCCGACGCCTTCGTGGCGAAAGGAGAAAGAATCTGAGCTTCGCGCGCCTCGATTTGCTCGCGGATAGATTGGGACACGAGTCAAAGACGAAACGCATCGCCGGAAAGAACCGACTACTTGGTAGTAGCGGAACTCAGCAGAGCCGAAAGCGAGTTGCCCTGCGATTGAAGCTGAGAAATCTTGTCTTCCATCGCCGCAAACTGGTCGCGAAGCTCGGTCGCCTTGTCTTCAGCGCGCTTATTGATGGCGTCGATCTGCGTCTGAAGTTCGTCAGCCTGGTCGCGAATGCTCTTCGCACTCGTCACCGTCAAGCCGTTCGTGTAGTCGGTATAAACGTTCAGCAGCTTGTTCAGCACGCCGTTCAAGCCCGAAGTAAAGTTCACCGACCCTACCAGACCCGTGGTCGTGCCCGAATACTGAATCTGCAAACCCTTCGCCACCGTGTTCGTGGTGTCACCGGTCAAAAACTGTCCGACACCCGTTGCTGCTTGCCCGGCGATGGTGCCCGCAACGTCCAGACCGTCCGAGAGTGTTCCTGCCGAGAAGCCGACGCCCGAGTTGTCCGAAGTCGGCGACTGGTTACTAACCAGGGTAAATCGTCCGTTCGTCCCGTACTTCTTGCTGTCGACTTGCAGCTTTCCGCCGTTGTCGCTGGCAACCAGCGAATCCTTCAGCCGGGGGTCGCTATTAATCTTGTTGACGATGTCCGCCATGGTCGAGCCGATGTCGATGGTGATATCCACCGAACCGTTCGAAAACATACTTCCGGCAAAGGTCAGCTTCTCGGAAGTCGTGTTGGCCGTCGTCTTCGTCGTCCCTGCGATGTATTGCGACTTGGTGGCCGCCTGAGTGATGTTTATATCGTAGTTGCCCGTGCTCGACGTTAGCGTGTCGCTGGTACTCGAAACGTATCCAAGGCTTCCCGAAGTGGTCGTGCCAAAGTTCTGGAAGATGCGCTGCACCCCCACCGGGTCAGCCGAAATTGCCGCCTGAAGCTTAGTGTCGTCGACCGTCATGTTGCCCGTTGTGTCCAGGCCAAAACCGATGTCGATCAGGTTCTTGTAGGTTCCCGTCAGGCCCGGGACGTTGCTCATCAACGCGGAGTGAACCGAAGACTGATACTGCTGGACTAAGCTGTCGCCGAATAGCGGCCCGGTCGCGTAAGTCGAGGCATCGAACTGACTGTATTGGTTGATGAACGCTCCAACCTGGTTATAAGCCGTCATCACGCCCTTTACTCGCTCGGCAACCGCGCTCGCGTCGCTCGTCAGGTTGATGGTCGATGTCACCGGAGTGGTCGAATCCGCCTTCAAAAGCGTGACTGTCGCACCAGCGATAACATCCGTGATCGTGTTCGTCGCGCTCGTCAAGTTGACGTTGTCGATGGAATACTGCGCATCCTGAGCCTGGACCAGTTCGTTGGTCGGGTTGTTCTGCAGAATGCCGAGCGCCGCCAGGGTGTTACCGCTATCCGTAAAGGTCGGTGTCGAACTGGAACCCACAACCTGAAGCTGGTAGGAAGTGACGCCCGCGTTCTGAACCGCGACCACACTCGCCGTTGCGCCCGTCGATGCCGAGTTAATCTTGTCCGCGACGTCCTGAAGGGTATCGGTCGAGAGATCGACCGTCACACCGACGCCGTTGACCTGAAAAGTCTGGCTTGAAAGCCCCGAAGCGCCGACCATGCTGCCGACAGCCGTCGAAGAGGACGTCATCTGCGATCCTACTGCGCCGTTCGTCATCGTCTGCCGAATCGAACTCGTGCCCGAAAGAATGCCGATAGACGAAAGCAAGTTGCCGGTCAGATCAGCCAACTGCGGCTTGTTCTGAAGTCCCGTCTGAGAAGACGTAAAGGTGAGGTAGGCCTGGTTAGCGCCGCCGTTGATAACGCCCGCACTCACGCCGACGTTCAGAGCATTAACTTTGCTCGCGATGGACTGAAGCGAATCGGTCGCATCGACCGTCACCACTTTGCCATTAACCACGAACTGGCCCGTCTGGCCGAGAGCCGTCGAAGTCGAAGCTTGCGCCGCCGAAGAAATCTTTTCCGCTTGCGCCAGCTTGGAAACTTTAAGGGTGTAGCTGCCTGGCTGGGTACCCGTTGAAGTCGTGACCGAAAGGACGGAAGTGTCGGTAACCCCAACGCTCACCGCCTGAAAGGCTGTCGTGGTATTGAGGGCATTAACCGCCTGCGCAAGCCCAGATATCTGACCTTTGAACGAGTCGTATAGGTCGGCTTTCTGCTGAAGCGTTTTCTGTTGTTGAGTCAGACGCGAGATCGAGCTGGTTTCGACCGCCACCAACTTCTGAATAATGCCTTCAGTATCCAGACCGCTGGCGATGCCACCAAATGTAATTCCCGACGTACTGCTCGTAGCCATCTATTCCCTCGTTAAGCCGCCATCATGCCGTAGATTTGGCTCGCCTCATCAACTTTCTTCCGCACTTCTTCACCGATCTCATGGACGATTTCGGAGGTTAGGCCCAAAGTCTCGATCAATTGCGGGGCGAGCGGCCCGATGGGTCCTTTATTGTCGTAATAGAACGATTTGTTCATCCAATCCGCCACCGCTAAAATCGCAACCGTGATCGAAATCTCACCACTGTCGAACGGACCTTCGTGCAGTCGGATTCCTTCGACGATTTTCTCGGGAAGCTCCCATTTGTCCGCGACGATCGCGCCGACTCCGGCGTGCGTATCGCCGAGGAACAGAAACTCTTCTTCCTCGTAGCTGTTGCAGTTCTGGCAGGCTCGAAGCACAAGCTTCTGGTACGTCTGCTTGAAATTGCAGTAGAAGAACATGCGTCCGACATCGTGCAGAATGCCGATGGTCGCAATCTCGTCCGCTTGCTTGCGGTCCACGTTCAGCTTGGAGCACAGAGCTGTACAGGCCGCTGCAGTGGCAAACGAATGCTGCCAAAATCGGCGCATACCGTCTGCATCGACCGGTCCCTTCGACGAGAAAGCCGCGATCGAGCCGACGCTCAGGGTAATAGTGCGTACCTGCTGGATGCCCAAGATCAAAACCGCCTGACCTACGCTGGTGACTTGTCGCGAAAGGCCGTAATAGGCCGAGTTCACGATGCGAAGCACCTTGGAGGCCAAAGCCTGATCGCCAGAGATAATCTGGTCGATACGGTGCATGTCGGGTTCCTGACGATTGGTTTCGTCGAGAACCTTGGCAACTGCCGTAGGCAACGGCGGGAGTTCCTTGAGCGACTGCTCAAGCCTTTTCCGGATAACTAGCGCTTCTGCATCAATGACCATTTTCCAAACCTCGAGTGAACTCAAGAACCGAATTCACATCGACAATGAGCGCCACACGTCCATTTCCAAGGATTGTTGCGCCCGATAGACCCTTCAACTCCCCGCAGTACTTACTGATGGATTTAATGACGACCTCTTGTTCCCCAAGCAGCCGATCCACAACGAGACCAACCTTCTGGTCCGCTGAACCGACGACTACAACATAATCATCGGTATGTTCGCCCGCAAAACTTTGCTTAACTTTGAAAAGTTCGCGAAGTTTCAACAACGGCACAGTTTGCCCGCGTAGGAGCAGAACTGGTCGCTTGCCAACCTTCTGAACTTCCATCGATGCCGTCGCGATGGTCTCGAGGACCGATCCAATCGGCATGACGTAATCGACTGCGCCGACCCGCGACAGCAGCCCACCCATGATCGCTACCGTCAACGGCAGCTTCA
It includes:
- the mnmA gene encoding tRNA 2-thiouridine(34) synthase MnmA, whose amino-acid sequence is MSGGVDSSVAAALMKKRGYDVIGLTMQIWQESQTDPRHAGCCSLGAVEDARRVARVLDIPHYVMNFREEFRKNVIENFVEEYSRGRTPNPCVQCNRHVKFEILMQKMVELGCDKLVTGHYARIRNRNGRYQLLKSRAQDKDQSYVLYMLGHDQLKDVMFPMGEMPSKAMVRGLAKDLGLHLYDKPDSQEICFVSEAGGYKEFLRKQRPEMFGEGKVLDTDGNEIGRHEGVADFTIGQRRGVKIASRDGKPMYVIDLQPKTQTVVLGSEDSLLQSEVAMEDVYWSETLDEPIEVKAKIRYNMEPVSAVLHPGPEPKVVFKKPVKAVTPGQMAVAYRGATVIAGGIIADSNRKLRLTSDVPELISV
- a CDS encoding thioredoxin domain-containing protein; translation: MVDVSKPYNQGVSPLTLNRILLILGVVGLYVSGVLSAEHLFEIQIPCTSGGGCAVVARHPSSYIFGTLPVAYVGFGGYFLLTALALVRLATGDLLSRILVGLGYMGAAVGVITSIYLQYVSLTQIRALCVWCMSSAITMVITFIFYTILFGKVGSVEVEKTRSPKSLFQGLAGVALAAFAIAGTVYGRQKEAGKIEIISSADAIAKLVPEPRSERNQIGPDDAPVTVVEYADLCCPTCRQVFPKVHDLAAKYSGKIRIIYRHFPLDTLPGHQMAIVTAVASELAAEKGKFWDYATAFTAPEEAPTTREGVEQIAQTVGVSGEEITKAIQNSNSPAQTRVMRDLGEALGTFGIKGTPTFLLSVPGKPIERLSYTGLTNELESRPIQDIMNAKK
- the miaB gene encoding tRNA (N6-isopentenyl adenosine(37)-C2)-methylthiotransferase MiaB, whose amino-acid sequence is MTAIVAPRDLVTTVRPKTQKGTYFVQTWGCQMNEEDSEQMGLYLEQIGLVRTDSIIEAQVVLLNTCSVRKKPEDKAFSMLGELAFVKQARPDVVIGVCGCMAQLRAKEIRQRAPHVDFVIGTGNLSEIPALVQEAFIERRFKTRLELPERKGAVVEDLPQRHVGREAKLKSFIPIQYGCDKFCTFCIVPTTRGRERSRSTADILDEVKRLADTGTREVTLLGQTVNSYGKNMPEGKVPFSELLRLVAEVPGIERIRFTSPYPRDFRKDVIEAIRDIPQVMEHVHMPLQAGSDSELKRMKRLYTLDSFNEIVSKMREAIPSIAITTDLIVGFPDETDEEFQATLQAVRDIRFDGAFMFAYSPRPGTPAADWENQIPAQVKKDRLNELIALQNSITQEINAQQVGQEFEVLIEGPTPKNKSLMQGYSRCFRMMHFEAPTERIGRLARVKATKSHQWGLTGELV
- a CDS encoding tetratricopeptide repeat protein, yielding MDDSLQSQIDEANRLLGERKYDEIIALVQPILIRETDGQAQRVYGMALLGQGKYQEAVHLLMTAAQLLPNDATVAFAYGNAMNLNGQTEGARASFERALGLDPNHPGAKMGYLNTSKALADRDQPESPMKAIEWLYGAWQRDMGNAELAMRIFNIYVENGWGDSARQFAELLPPQLKNSDTMRARLKELPAEAPPVSAAAGPAMAPAASSVFEACPFCKQQIMAGVHTCPHCKMVIRSKAMPGADYKPEWQEVVLNILCWIGMLIAAFQGIMVFVEGSQATPGGGFTLVIAFVQVLACIFILQRNDFWMSISKWLYVISCIRCMFCACLAFGFVGDATGKAREAGLIVLIEIFVTGLFSAFMVYLLNYEGAD
- the recG gene encoding ATP-dependent DNA helicase RecG, coding for MSQGLATEVQFLKGVGPRFAQIYKKIGIETAEDVLFHLPRRYQDRRDIPPIARARPGQVVTIIGRVRRVESRPIGKGRVLLRAIVEDSSGAITLTWFNQPWLKKQLDDARQIIAYGLVKSGTNLYEISSPEWEAIDDEDEADAFAQIVPVYPLTEGLPQKVARRAAESALATALQFVDDPLPESLLRSQKLRDLQWCLQQIHHPESEETRLLARRRIVFEEFLYMQLELAMRRAETQQELGIAFPIRELEAGKTVERPAPLMVKEDKRAKRTADQMVPQDLFFEEEAKKREGEPLWTQIGRMLPFTLTDAQDRVIREVFADMALPSPMNRLVQGDVGAGKTAVAACCLLAAVRSGFQCALMAPTEILAEQHFKNLRGLFEPLGIHVELLVGKLGSRDRKAAYQRLENGSAQIAVGTHALIQEGVTFQSLGFVVVDEQHRFGVLQRKAIRDKGYGNPDVLVMTATPIPRTLTMTVFGDLDVSIIDQLPPGRKPIKTHHRPPFQRDSVYSKVRELVDQGRQAYFVCPMVSENEKMMAQAAEELYRQLSTGVFIDFKVGLLHGQMKSADKDVVMEQFRAGELQILVATTVIEVGVDVPNASVMVIEDANRFGLAQLHQLRGRVGRGETQSYCILISDTKSEDVMKRMDVMVSTTDGFRIAEEDLDIRGPGNIAGTEQSGSLDFKVADLVQDSKLLEVARQAAMRIIEDDPTLSGSEWAKVRTKLKQRRSDVALITVS
- a CDS encoding HD domain-containing protein, producing the protein MSQSIREQIEAREAQILSPFATKASESLGRQLAIYPDAVRTCFQRDRDRILHSKSFRRLKHKTQVFIDPLGDHYRTRLTHTLEVAQIARTIGRALRLNEDLIEAIALGHDVGHSPFGHAGERALDEAIQAYWAQKGETVNLHQDELPLGVAKVDEPRHFRHYEQSLRIVDVLENLNLTEEVRMGIGGHSKGRKDLSADDEPISSLEAGVVKISDRIAYLNHDIDDALRSGMIDSVPSEFDALGTTYSSRIGILVEDVITQSLDQPYVRVSRPLVAKMNGLKEWMFENVYLRYPVVFPDVEKAVNLVKELFDHFVQEGELPEGYVGLRGAVDYIAGMTDRFAIETYEALKLPAAWERR
- the fliD gene encoding flagellar filament capping protein FliD; this translates as MATSSTSGITFGGIASGLDTEGIIQKLVAVETSSISRLTQQQKTLQQKADLYDSFKGQISGLAQAVNALNTTTAFQAVSVGVTDTSVLSVTTSTGTQPGSYTLKVSKLAQAEKISSAAQASTSTALGQTGQFVVNGKVVTVDATDSLQSIASKVNALNVGVSAGVINGGANQAYLTFTSSQTGLQNKPQLADLTGNLLSSIGILSGTSSIRQTMTNGAVGSQMTSSSTAVGSMVGASGLSSQTFQVNGVGVTVDLSTDTLQDVADKINSASTGATASVVAVQNAGVTSYQLQVVGSSSTPTFTDSGNTLAALGILQNNPTNELVQAQDAQYSIDNVNLTSATNTITDVIAGATVTLLKADSTTPVTSTINLTSDASAVAERVKGVMTAYNQVGAFINQYSQFDASTYATGPLFGDSLVQQYQSSVHSALMSNVPGLTGTYKNLIDIGFGLDTTGNMTVDDTKLQAAISADPVGVQRIFQNFGTTTSGSLGYVSSTSDTLTSSTGNYDINITQAATKSQYIAGTTKTTANTTSEKLTFAGSMFSNGSVDITIDIGSTMADIVNKINSDPRLKDSLVASDNGGKLQVDSKKYGTNGRFTLVSNQSPTSDNSGVGFSAGTLSDGLDVAGTIAGQAATGVGQFLTGDTTNTVAKGLQIQYSGTTTGLVGSVNFTSGLNGVLNKLLNVYTDYTNGLTVTSAKSIRDQADELQTQIDAINKRAEDKATELRDQFAAMEDKISQLQSQGNSLSALLSSATTK
- a CDS encoding HDOD domain-containing protein, with amino-acid sequence MVIDAEALVIRKRLEQSLKELPPLPTAVAKVLDETNRQEPDMHRIDQIISGDQALASKVLRIVNSAYYGLSRQVTSVGQAVLILGIQQVRTITLSVGSIAAFSSKGPVDADGMRRFWQHSFATAAACTALCSKLNVDRKQADEIATIGILHDVGRMFFYCNFKQTYQKLVLRACQNCNSYEEEEFLFLGDTHAGVGAIVADKWELPEKIVEGIRLHEGPFDSGEISITVAILAVADWMNKSFYYDNKGPIGPLAPQLIETLGLTSEIVHEIGEEVRKKVDEASQIYGMMAA